Proteins from a genomic interval of Medicago truncatula cultivar Jemalong A17 chromosome 3, MtrunA17r5.0-ANR, whole genome shotgun sequence:
- the LOC25488766 gene encoding rust resistance kinase Lr10: MASCPIYVADSTNENIIQSDLVYCIKLSDRSSLFSAFNIQYNHLPMTWSGTNFDIRCLKCENKTKKRITLITLTSAGESETTFVRVLNFIFIIKLKFLRILNVKFAGVIIGSTLLVLVLGAIVQVHHHFKMKGEDHKRIENFLKDYKALKPTRFSYADIKRITNKFKDKLGEGAHGAVYKGKLSSQILVGVKMLNNTEGDGKEFINEVGTMGKIHHLNVVRLLGFCADGFHRALVYDFFPNGSLQKFISMTEEGDKDSFLRWDKLQQIALGIANGIEYLHQGCDQRILHFDINPHNVLLDDNFTPKITDFGLAKLCSKNQSTISMTAARGTLGYMAPEVFSRNFGNVSYKSDIYSYGMLLLEIVGGRKNTNTTTNEENFQVLYPDWIHSLLEGGEIQIPIDDEGDFRIAKKLAIVGLWCIQWQPMHRPSMKTVMQMLQGDGDKLQVPSNPYGPTTSSNTTTNIVAPPPMNLHLEVIQEID; the protein is encoded by the coding sequence ATGGCATCTTGTCCAATTTATGTCGCTGATTCGACAAACGAAAATATCATCCAATCTGACTTAGTATACTGCATCAAACTGTCTGACCGTAGTTCTCTATTCTCTGCGTTTAACATTCAATACAACCATCTCCCGATGACATGGTCTGGAACAAATTTTGACATAAGATGCTTGAAATGTGAGAACAAAACAAAGAAGAGGATAACACTCATTACTTTAACCTCAGCAGGTGAGAGCGAGACAACCTTTGTTCGTGTcctcaatttcatttttattataaagCTGAAATTTTTAAGGATATTGAATGTTAAATTTGCAGGTGTAATAATTGGTTCAACTTTGCTAGTGCTTGTGCTCGGTGCTATTGTTCAAGTCCATCATCATTTCAAGATGAAAGGCGAAGATCATAAAAGAATCGAAAACTTTTTGAAGGATTACAAGGCTTTAAAGCCAACCAGATTCTCCTATGCTGACATAAAGAGAATCACAAATAAATTTAAGGATAAGTTAGGCGAAGGAGCTCATGGAGCTGTTTACAAAGGTAAATTATCAAGCCAAATTCTAGTTGGTGTTAAGATGCTAAATAACACAGAGGGAGATGGGAAGGAGTTCATAAATGAAGTGGGAACTATGGGCAAAATCCACCATCTAAATGTTGTCCGTTTGCTTGGCTTTTGCGCCGATGGATTTCATCGTGCTCTAGTCTATGATTTTTTCCCAAATGGTTCTTTGCAGAAATTCATTTCAATGACAGAAGAGGGAGACAAAGATAGTTTCCTTAGATGGGACAAGTTGCAACAAATTGCTCTAGGAATAGCCAATGGAATTGAGTATCTGCACCAAGGTTGTGATCAAAGAATTCTTCACTTTGACATTAATCCTCATAACGTCTTACTAGATGACAATTTCACCCCAAAAATTACAGACTTCGGTTTGGCTAAGTTGTGCTCAAAAAATCAAAGTACTATATCAATGACTGCAGCCAGAGGAACATTAGGATACATGGCACCCGAAGTTTTTTCTAGAAATTTTGGGAATGTCTCTTATAAGTCTGATATATATAGCTATGGTATGTTGCTATTGGAAATTGTTGGAGGAAGAAAGAATacaaacacaaccacaaatgaagaaaattttcaagttcTGTATCCAGATTGGATCCACAGTTTGCTTGAAGGAGGAGAAATACAAATCCCAATAGATGATGAGGGAGATTTTAGAATTGCGAAAAAATTGGCAATCGTGGGACTTTGGTGCATCCAATGGCAACCTATGCATCGTCCGTCTATGAAAACTGTGATGCAAATGCTGCAAGGAGATGGAGACAAGTTACAAGTTCCTTCAAACCCTTATGGACCTACAACTTCATCTAATACAACTACTAATATTGTTGCACCACCACCTATGAATTTGCATCTTGAAGTGATTCAGGAAATAGATTAA
- the LOC25488764 gene encoding rust resistance kinase Lr10, giving the protein MVVVLLLHHHHHHQACDATSNSDNQKLCPPSSCGKMRNIKHPFRLKNDPTNCGDPRYELSCENNITTLSLFWGKYYVKSINYKNYTIRVVDPGIEEGDCTIPRYFLTATNFTSYYSHYEYKGDPYAFHDYSRPEHVVYLNCSKQLKNDPMYVDTSTCRLNSENNSYIYAIAGDFRVVKLNVGCRVKLVTMSSALAFISKKDFQPFSYVEIHRFLSYGFELSWIRQPCEDSCDMNQQNCYMNYDSGGLVCTVDYCTTPLGIDISCGLLQIVGVKRSSVLLGGAFDLSKVSDSKIAIELGRISGRYLLPSFIMRFMLGLVVFFVLLIYTCRRRHTSAYENIEVFLRGSTLMPIRYSYKDIKKMTKSFKDKLGEGGFGSVYKGKLRSGAFVAIKMLGKSKGNGQDFISEVATIGRIHHANVVRLIGFCVERSKCTLVYEFMPNGSLDKYISSKDDVINLTYKKMYEISIGVARGIAYLHQGCDMQILHFDIKPHNILLDENFIPKVSDFGLAKLYPNDNSIVNLTAARGTIGYMAPELFYKNIGGVSYKADVYSFGMLLMEMASKRRNLNPHADRSSQLFFPYWIYNQLIEENEIEMDEITDEESSNVKKMFIIALWCIQLKPSDRPAMNKVIEMLEGNIENIEMPPKPSFCPNEIIEEDLEVKSNEIESDSVGFIEEDTTEPLLMNSA; this is encoded by the exons ATGGTAGTAGTTCTActacttcatcatcatcatcatcatcaagcaTGTGATGCAACTAGTAATAGTGATAACCAAAAATTATGTCCACCTTCTTCATGTGGCAAAATGAGAAACATAAAACATCCGTTCCGACTTAAAAATGATCCAACAAACTGTGGTGATCCGAGGTACGAGTTATCCTGTGAAAACAACATCACAACGCTAAGTCTGTTTTGGGGTAAATACTATGTGAAATCAATCAACTACAAAAACTACACAATCAGAGTAGTTGATCCTGGAATAGAAGAAGGTGATTGCACCATTCCTCGCTATTTCTTAACCGCAACCAATTTCACAAGTTATTAcagtcattacgagtacaaggGGGATCCATACGCATTCCATGATTATTCTAGGCCGGAGCATGTAGTATACTTGAACTGTAGCAAGCAACTGAAGAACGATCCTATGTATGTGGATACATCTACGTGTAGACTGAACTCCGAAAATAACAGCTATATTTATGCAATTGCTGGGGACTTTAGAGTTGTTAAATTGAATGTTGGTTGCCGCGTGAAGCTTGTTACTATGTCATCAGCTTTAGCTTTTATCTCCAAGAAAGATTTTCAACCTTTTTCATATGTGGAAATTCATCGATTTCTAAGCTATGGATTTGAACTTTCGTGGATAAGACAACCTTGTGAAGATTCTTGTGACATGAACCAACAAAACTGCTACATGAATTACGACAGCGGAGGTCTTGTATGTACAGTTGACTATTGCACAACTCCATTGGGAATTGATATCAGTTGTG GACTACTCCAAATAGTCGGCGTGAAAAGAAGTTCAGTATTATTAGGTGGAGCCTTTGATTTATCCAAAGTTTCTGATTCTAAAATTGCCATTGAATTAGGAAGAATAAGTGGAAGGTATCTCTTGCCATCATTTATAATGAGATTTATGCTAGGCCTTGTAGTTTTCTTTGTGCTATTGATATATACATGTAGAAGAAGACATACCTCAGCTTACGAAAATATTGAAGTTTTTCTTCGTGGAAGTACCTTGATGCCAATCAGGTATTCATACAAAGATATAAAGAAGATGACTAAAAGTTTTAAGGACAAGTTGGGTGAAGGAGGGTTTGGTTCTGTTTATAAAGGAAAGTTAAGAAGTGGTGCATTTGTTGCCATAAAGATGTTGGGTAAGTCTAAGGGTAATGGACAAGATTTCATTAGTGAGGTTGCAACTATAGGAAGAATACACCATGCAAATGTGGTAAGACTTATTGGATTTTGTGTGGAGAGATCAAAATGTACTCTTGTTTATGAATTCATGCCCAACGGCTCTCTTGATAAATACATTTCCTCTAAAGATGATGTTATTAATCTAACTTATAAGAAAATGTATGAGATATCTATTGGAGTGGCTCGTGGAATTGCTTATTTGCATCAAGGATGTGACATGCAAATCTTGCATTTTGATATCAAGCCCCATAACATACTTCTTGACGAGAACTTTATCCCCAAGGTTTCTGACTTTGGTCTTGCAAAGCTTTATCCTAATGACAATAGTATTGTAAATTTAACTGCAGCAAGAGGAACAATTGGTTATATGGCTCCCGAGTTGTTCTACAAAAATATTGGTGGAGTATCATACAAGGCTGATGTTTATAGTTTTGGAATGCTTTTGATGGAAATGGCAAGTAAGCGAAGAAATTTAAATCCACATGCGGATCGTTCAAGCCAACTTTTCTTTCCCTATTGGATTTATAATCAATTGATTGAAGAAAACGAGATAGAGATGGATGAAATTACTGATGAGGAAAGCAGTAATGTGAAGAAAATGTTCATAATTGCATTATGGTGTATACAGTTAAAACCAAGTGATCGTCCTGCAATGAACAAAGTAATAGAGATGCTCGAAGGAAATATTGAGAATATTGAAATGCCTCCAAAACCTTCTTTCTGTCCAAATGAAATTATTGAGGAAGACCTAGAAGTCAAGTCTAATGAAATTGAATCAGACTCAGTTGGTTTTATTGAGGAAGATACAACAGAGCCCTTATTGATGAATTCTGCTTGA
- the LOC120579488 gene encoding protein PIF-like, which produces MMKTKQVNKSNDLGPIPNFSIGLTPSEQEQASDDDNGKKNGKKMEKKPDQINRGKRKQQSDEGSLDDKNAKKSGKKMKKKPDQKKQQSPGEESDEKKSIFVNKSDEASSDDENGKKNLDVDQMIKNK; this is translated from the exons atgatgaaaacaaaacaG GTTAACAAATCTAACGACCTAGGGCCAATTCCAAACTTCAGTATTGGACTTACACCATCAGAGCAGGAGCAAGCATCTGATGACGATAATGGAAAAAAGAATGGTAAAAAGATGGAAAAGAAGCCGGATCAGATAAACCGTGGGAAAAGGAAACAACAATCTGATGAAGGAAGTTTAGATGACAAAAATGCAAAGAAGAGTGgtaaaaagatgaaaaagaagcCGGATCAGAAAAAACAACAATCTCCTGGAGAAGAATCTGATGAAAAGAAGAGTATTTTT gTTAACAAATCTGATGAAGCAAGTTCTGATGAcgaaaatggaaagaaaaactTGGATGTCGatcaaatgattaaaaataagtaa